One genomic segment of candidate division WOR-3 bacterium includes these proteins:
- a CDS encoding TM2 domain-containing protein yields the protein MADANAAPATGVPSKSKITALLLCIFLGGLGVHRFYVGKIGTGIVWLLTGGVFGIGWLVDIIMIAIGKFKDKQGNVLA from the coding sequence ATGGCTGATGCGAATGCTGCCCCGGCTACGGGTGTGCCGAGCAAGAGCAAGATAACTGCGTTGCTCCTGTGCATATTCCTCGGTGGTCTCGGTGTGCACCGGTTTTACGTGGGCAAGATCGGAACCGGTATCGTCTGGCTGCTGACCGGCGGCGTGTTCGGAATCGGTTGGCTGGTGGACATCATCATGATCGCCATCGGCAAGTTCAAGGACAAACAGGGAAACGTCCTGGCCTAG
- a CDS encoding SDR family oxidoreductase, with protein sequence MMDAMAGKVCLVTGATSGIGRAAANALAQQGARVVLLSRSQDKCAQVAAEIHAVTGNRNVGFIAADLSSLAAVRVAAAEFRQRYSRLDVLINNAGVSPSRRRESVDGFEYTFALNHLGHFLLTNLLLDFLVASAPSRAVGVSSNIYKQARLDLEDLQLRRGFSAMKAYANSKLANVLFTLELGRRFSGKGTTANVMTPGLAKTNIGQEEGWFYAFSKRMADFFGGKTPEQGADTLVWLATAPEVAGTTGQYFQNRRSLPLSGDASDPELAARLWRVSEKLCGLRKEAA encoded by the coding sequence ATGATGGATGCAATGGCCGGCAAGGTGTGCCTCGTAACCGGCGCGACCTCAGGCATCGGTAGGGCTGCCGCCAACGCTCTGGCGCAGCAGGGCGCTAGGGTTGTACTGCTCAGCCGTAGCCAGGACAAGTGCGCGCAGGTCGCCGCCGAGATCCATGCGGTCACCGGAAACCGGAATGTTGGATTCATCGCTGCCGACCTGTCGTCGCTCGCTGCGGTTCGGGTCGCGGCGGCGGAGTTCCGGCAGCGGTACTCGCGGCTCGATGTCCTCATCAACAACGCCGGCGTATCGCCCAGCCGTCGTCGGGAGTCGGTCGACGGCTTCGAATACACCTTTGCGCTCAATCACCTTGGGCACTTCCTGCTCACCAACCTACTGCTCGATTTCCTGGTTGCGTCCGCACCTTCGCGTGCGGTCGGAGTGTCCTCCAATATCTACAAACAGGCACGACTCGACCTCGAGGACCTACAGCTCCGGCGCGGTTTCTCGGCGATGAAGGCGTACGCGAACTCGAAGCTGGCCAACGTGCTTTTTACCTTGGAACTCGGGCGCCGGTTCAGTGGCAAGGGCACAACGGCAAACGTCATGACCCCGGGCCTGGCCAAGACCAACATCGGGCAGGAGGAGGGCTGGTTCTACGCCTTCAGCAAGAGGATGGCGGACTTCTTTGGCGGGAAGACGCCAGAGCAGGGCGCAGATACTCTCGTCTGGCTTGCCACAGCGCCTGAGGTCGCAGGCACAACCGGGCAGTACTTCCAGAACCGTCGTTCATTGCCTCTCTCAGGTGATGCTTCTGACCCGGAGCTGGCCGCTCGGCTGTGGCGCGTGAGTGAGAAACTCTGCGGACTGCGAAAGGAGGCCGCATGA